In one window of Nerophis ophidion isolate RoL-2023_Sa linkage group LG05, RoL_Noph_v1.0, whole genome shotgun sequence DNA:
- the foxi3b gene encoding forkhead box protein I3-B isoform X1 has translation MSTFETQDQSPPRCGPQFPSLGQEPPELSLYSDCYYPPPSLPSPQRTTPTSYELGDFSTASANPYLWFNGSGINTPSYLTTNGPPGNPGPPFVPQHYGMQRPYLGATGAGGPGGELSWFSLPSQEDLMKLVRPPYSYSALIAMAIHGAPDRRLTLSQIYQYVADNFPFYNKSKAGWQNSIRHNLSLNDCFKKVPRDEDDPGKGNYWTLDPNCEKMFDNGNFRRKRKRKSDSLSGVEGGSGATESGESDRGSPKLSANSALNISPTPDRIPSPSSSGATPCLSSFLSEMSGVTAGSANDVGGDGLIRPLQVNIPMDGPHRLPQPGSFSSYSPNSAGREWLQQVQASPVLSSSPTHSSLGYSSPILSQYSGSSGHFYPPLGSTGIIYHREGTEV, from the exons ATGTCTACATTTGAGACACAGGACCAGTCTCCACCACGTTGTGGCCCTCAATTTCCGAGCCTCGGCCAGGAGCCTCCTGAACTCAGCTTGTACAGTGACTGCTACTACCCTCCGCCATCGCTGCCAAGTCCTCAGCGTACCACGCCGACATCATACGAGCTGGGCGACTTCAGCACGGCCTCCGCTAACCCTTACCTTTGGTTCAACGGCTCTGGGATCAACACACCATCATACCTGACCACCAACGGGCCACCGGGCAACCCCGGCCCTCCCTTTGTCCCGCAGCACTACGGCATGCAGAGGCCTTACCTCGGTGCTACAGGTGCTGGAGGCCCAGGAGGGGAGTTGAGCTGGTTTTCCCTGCCTTCACAAGAGGACTTGATGAAGCTGGTCCGACCCCCTTATTCTTACTCCGCTCTCATCGCCATGGCTATCCACGGAGCACCAGACCGCAGGCTGACCCTGAGTCAGATCTACCAATATGTCGCAGACAACTTCCCTTTCTACAACAAGAGTAAAGCAGGCTGGCAAAATTCCATCAGACACAACCTGTCACTGAATGACTGCTTCAAAAAAGTACCGAGAGATGAAGATGATCCAG GCAAGGGCAACTACTGGACACTCGACCCCAACTGTGAAAAGATGTTCGACAATGGAAACTTCCGTCGCAAAAGAAAGAGAAAGTCAGACTCCCTTTCTGGTGTGGAAGGTGGTTCAGGGGCCACTGAGTCAGGTGAGAGTGACAGGGGAAGTCCCAAGCTCTCTGCCAACTCTGCCCTTAACATCTCCCCAACACCGGACAGAATTCCTTCACCGTCATCGTCTGGTGCTACACCTTGTCTAAGCAGCTTCCTATCCGAGATGTCCGGAGTGACTGCTGGATCTGCCAATGATGTGGGAGGTGATGGCTTGATCCGACCCCTGCAGGTCAACATCCCCATGGATGGGCCTCACAGGCTTCCACAGCCTGGAAGTTTTAGTAGCTACTCCCCAAACTCAGCTGGCCGAGAATGGCTTCAACAGGTGCAAGCTTCCCCTGTGCTCTCCTCTTCACCCACCCACTCTTCACTGGGGTACTCAAGTCCAATCCTGAGCCAGTACAGTGGGTCCAGCGGACACTTCTACCCCCCGCTGGGCTCAACGGGAATCATCTATCACCGCGAGGGCACTGAGGTTTAA
- the foxi3b gene encoding forkhead box protein I3-B isoform X2 — protein MSTFETQDQSPPRCGPQFPSLGQEPPELSLYSDCYYPPPSLPSPQRTTPTSYELGDFSTASANPYLWFNGSGINTPSYLTTNGPPGNPGPPFVPQHYGMQRPYLGATGAGGPGGELSWFSLPSQEDLMKLVRPPYSYSALIAMAIHGAPDRRLTLSQIYQYVADNFPFYNKSKAGWQNSIRHNLSLNDCFKKVPRDEDDPGKGNYWTLDPNCEKMFDNGNFRRKRKRKSDSLSGVEGGSGATESEFLHRHRLVLHLV, from the exons ATGTCTACATTTGAGACACAGGACCAGTCTCCACCACGTTGTGGCCCTCAATTTCCGAGCCTCGGCCAGGAGCCTCCTGAACTCAGCTTGTACAGTGACTGCTACTACCCTCCGCCATCGCTGCCAAGTCCTCAGCGTACCACGCCGACATCATACGAGCTGGGCGACTTCAGCACGGCCTCCGCTAACCCTTACCTTTGGTTCAACGGCTCTGGGATCAACACACCATCATACCTGACCACCAACGGGCCACCGGGCAACCCCGGCCCTCCCTTTGTCCCGCAGCACTACGGCATGCAGAGGCCTTACCTCGGTGCTACAGGTGCTGGAGGCCCAGGAGGGGAGTTGAGCTGGTTTTCCCTGCCTTCACAAGAGGACTTGATGAAGCTGGTCCGACCCCCTTATTCTTACTCCGCTCTCATCGCCATGGCTATCCACGGAGCACCAGACCGCAGGCTGACCCTGAGTCAGATCTACCAATATGTCGCAGACAACTTCCCTTTCTACAACAAGAGTAAAGCAGGCTGGCAAAATTCCATCAGACACAACCTGTCACTGAATGACTGCTTCAAAAAAGTACCGAGAGATGAAGATGATCCAG GCAAGGGCAACTACTGGACACTCGACCCCAACTGTGAAAAGATGTTCGACAATGGAAACTTCCGTCGCAAAAGAAAGAGAAAGTCAGACTCCCTTTCTGGTGTGGAAGGTGGTTCAGGGGCCACTGAGTCAG AATTCCTTCACCGTCATCGTCTGGTGCTACACCTTGTCTAA